Part of the Caulifigura coniformis genome, CAATCCGTATCTGACGACGAAGTGGGGATCGAGCGGCGACCTCTTTGGGCATGCGGGCAATGGCATGATCCATCCCGGACGCGCAGCCGCCCGTCCTGCAGCGACGAAGTTCGGAGATGTTTCGGACGGCCTGAGCAACACGCTCATGATTGGCGAAACGGTTCCCCGGTGGTGCACGCACACCTGGTGGTGGAATCCGAATGCGACCACCGGAACCTGCGCCATTCCTCTGAACGCGGTTGATTCCACGTGCACCGTGGCAGGCTTCAACCCCGCCAACCCGAAAGAGCAGAGCCTGACGCTCTGCTGGGGTTACTGGCAGGGGAACTATTCATTCTTCAGCCGCCACACGGGAGGTGGGCATTTCGCGATGGGGGACGGGTCGGTGAAGTTCGTCAGCGAGAACATTGACCTTTCCGTCTATCGCAACGCCGCCACCATCGGCAACGGTGAAGCCTCATCCATTGAATAGTGGAGTGAATCGCGCATGAAGACGCTCAAGGGACTTTTGATTCCGACGGTCTGGTGTGCTTTGCTGGCGATGACTGGCTGCGGGGACGGGACGAACAATCCGGCGACGCACGCAGTTGAAGGGACAGTGATGTATCTGGACCGCCCGCTTCCAGATGTGGCGATCACGTTCTATCCCGCTCAGGGGAGAAGCGCTGTCGGGAAGGCGGATAAGGATGGGAACTTCTCGATGATGACGTTCAATCCCAACGACGGCGCGGTGGCGGGCACTCACAAGGTGACAATCCTGCTGCCGGGAGCGCCGGTTTCGGACGAATTGAACGCCAGCGATTACGGGCCCCCCAAGACCAGCAAGGGGCCGGCGCCCTTTCCGCTGAAGTACAACAAGCCGGAGACGACGCCCCTCACGGTCAAGATTCCGGAAGACCTCGAGGGAGGAAAACTGACCTTGAAGTTGCAGGACTGAACGTGGGCTGACCTGAGTGACGGGCAGACGCTCGATGCTCAATCAATCAACCCGGCCAGAAGCACCGCGCCGCGATTCGCCATTTGACGAGTCGCGGCGTTTTCACGCGCCGGCTCTGCACATCGAACCGGCGACGCTCGATCTCGTCCAGCAGGCCGCCGTACATCCGCCACATAGGCACAGGCAAATGCGGCCTGGCGTTTATCGGACTATCGGTCATTTCAGTGCAATGCGAAAAAATCGTCAAACATTTTTTGACTATTCCAGTCACGGGTGTAGTGTTGATGGAGTGCTGTGGGCTTACAGCAAAGGTGTTGTGGCTAGCTTCATTTTGCGACACAAAGAGTGTGTCTTCGCTTTCCAGTTAAGTGGCGAATTCAATGCGTCAAGTCGTATTGAAGCGGAGTCGGACCGGAATGTTCTCGGTCTGATGGTTCTGAGCGGCAAGCTCGGCTCTTTAAGGGAGTGGTAGAATGCGCGCGATCAGTCAATGTGTCTCGCTGTGTCTATTCACGCTGGCCTGTGGTCAGGCAGGTGCTGTCGATCTGCCTCTGTGGAAGACAAACAGTTTTACATATGCCAGTGCTGAGGCAACCGCTCTTTCGGACTACCAGTATGATGACGATGCCGGTGTGGGTACGAATCAAGCGTCAGTTATAGCATCAGACTCGGCACTAAATATGTCGGCAAATGCGCAGGGAGCATCGGCTGTTTTTGATTACACTTCATCTTACGTTGCCGAAATGGCGGCGAGTTCGTTGGGGCAGGTGAATGTGACAAGCACGCATCCGAACTATGAATCCGTCGGGTGGGTTAGTACGTTTGCTGGAGGCACCCAGACATTTACTGTGCTGGCGGATCCCATTGATCCGACGCTTGATGAGGGTGTGTTGGAGACGCAGTTCACCATGACATCGGCATTTATGTCTGATTGGATGGATGACAGCTTTGGTATCCATATTAGAGCGGGTGGGAGTGAGATCTTTATTCTACATTCGGCTACGACGGGTCTTTCGGATGTCGATTTGGTTATTCAAGATATTGTTCTTGGTGAGGTCGAATTTCACGACACGCTCAGTCCGATCGAACTTGAGGACTTTTTGTCCGGGGGGGCGTTTGTTGGTGCTGAATATGTGTCGGAGAGTGATGAGTTCGAGATTCAGATTGAAGTCGGGATTCTTATTGGTGGAAGCGCTGTAAATACATTCAAGATGGCGGAGTCGGACCTCTCTGGGGTTGTCGTTGCACAGGTGAAGAATGCCTTCTGAGACGTAACAGAGTGAAGTTCCTTCTTAGAACGGCCAGAAGCACCGCGCCGCGATTCGCCATTTGACGAGTCGCGGCGTCTTCACGCGCCGGCTCTGCACATCAAACCGGCGACGCTCGATCTCGTCCAGCAGGCCGCCATACATTCCGAACATCGCCCGCTGCACGCGGCGGCCCGCCGGCGAAAGCCATTCCAGAAGCGGCTGCGCTTCGGCGAAGAATGAGCGGGCCCGGTCGGCCTCGAATCGCATGAGCGCCTGATAACGGGCGTCGGCCCCGCCGACTTTCAGGAGCGGCTCGTCGACGCCGAAACGCGCGAGGTCTTCCCGCGGCAGATACACCCGGCCGTTCTGGAGGTCCTCCGCCACGTCGCGAAGAATGTTCGTCAGCTGGAAGGCCGTCCCGCAGGCCACGGCGGCTTCCTGCGCGCGCGGGTCGGCGAACTTCCAGATCTGGATGCAGCACAGACCGACCGCGCCGGCCACGTGGTAGCAGTAGTCGTTCAGCTCCGTGAAGGTCTCGAACGTTCGCGGCGCGAGATCGGATTCGACCCCGTCGATCACATCGAACAGCCACTGCGGATTCAGCTGCTGCCGATCGACGAGATCGCCCACCGCGGGAAGGACCGGATCGTCGACCGCCTCGCCGCGGACTGTGCGTTCGAGAGCGGCCCGCCAGGCCGCGAGACGGGCGACCCGCTCCTCGACGGAATACGTGAGATCGTCGGCCAGGTCGTCGGTCTTCCGCATGAAGGCGTAGAGGACGCACATGTCGCGGAACATGGGCCGCGGGAGCGCGAAGAACGTGACGTAGAACTGGGTCTTCGAGCGTTTGGCGAGGTCGCAGCAATACGTGATGGAATCGTTCACGACCGCGGCAGTCATTTCAGTGGCCGGGGCAGTCATGAAAGTCCAGTGCCGTCCTGGCAATGCGGCGGGGGAACCACGGAACACACGGAAGGAACGGAACGGAAGACGTCAGTCAGGTGGATGGTGGTGGAGGGCCGGTTCGTGAGTTTTGGCCGTCCTTGGGTTTGTTTTTGAACCACGGATCGCACGGATAAAACGGATAAGGCATCTGGTCAGGCGAGGCCGCTCGGAGGCTTTTGATCCTCTTCATCCTTTTGATCCGTGGTTCGTTTCTCTTTGAACCACGGGCGACTCCCACTGCGGCTTTCCGTCTCTTCCGTCCTTTCCGTGGTTCTCTTCAAGGCCGGATGGCTCGGCCCATCGCCCGGATCAACAACCCGACTTTTGCGGCCTTGGTGACCGTCGGGCGACGATCCCAGACGCGGTATCCGATGCTCTCGATTTCCTCCAGAATCTTCAATCCGCCGGCGAGAAAGAGTTCGAGATCGAGACGGAGCCGCCGGCCGCGGACGGAGCGCAGGAGCGGTTGGCCCGCGACCAGGAACTCGCGGGCCCGATCGACCTCGAACTTCATCAGATCGAGGAAGGCGGGTGTCGTGCGGCGGGCGTGCAGGTCGTCATCCGAATAGCCGAATCGCTGGCGGTCCTCGCGCGGCAGGTAGATGCGGCGCTTCGTCAGATCGCGATCGACATCCTGCCAGAAGTTGGCCAGCTGCAGGCCCGTGCAGATCGAGTCGGACCACTCGACATGCTGCGGCGTCGACTGTTCGAACAGCTTGAGGACGAGCCGGCCAACGGGATCGGCGCTGCGGCGGCAGTAATCCCGCAACTGGTCGAACGTCTCGTACTCCGTGAGGCGCTGGTCCTGTTCGAAGGCCGAGATGAGATCGGCGAACGGCTGCTGGTCGAGCTGGAAGCGCTCGATGGTGGAACGGAGCGCGACGAAAACGGGGTGCGAGGCCTGGCCGTGGAAGCAGCGGTCGAGCTCGCCCCGCCACCAGGCGAGCAGTTCGGTCGAGCGGGCCGTGTCGCCCGTTTCGTCGCCCAGGTCATCCGCCCAGCGGCAGAAGGCATAGACGTTGTACATATGCTGCCGCAGCTCCCGCGGCAGGAACCACGAGACGACCGTGAAGTTTTCGTAGTGGGACGTGGCGAGATCGCGGCAGTACTTCTCGGCCTCGACCACGGACAGGGCCGGAGCTTTGGACTGCGGACCCCAGACGGCCAGATCGGAGATGACGTCAGCCAAAGCAATCACGTATCCGGCGAGCGGGGGGCGTCAGCCCCCTGTGCATTCAGAAAGAGAACCACGGAAGGAACGGAAAGAGGGTGATGGGGAATCGTGCTTCTTGGGGAGGCGTCTCTTTGGCTTGTTTTGAACCACGGATAGCACGGATGAAACGGATAGAACTTAGGGGTGGGCGCCTGCTGTTCAGAGAAGCCCCTTATCCTTTTCATCCTTTCGATCCGTGGTTTCTTTCTTTTGAACCACGTAACGGAAGAAGGGCTCTCCGTTCCGAACCGGCCGTCACTGCTTTTCCTTCTTCTTTTCCGTTCCTTCCGTGGTTCCTCATCAACCCCGGGCCAGCGTCTTCGCCCGTTCTTTGACTTCAATCGGCACAGTGGCCAGCAGTTTGTCGATCACCTGATCCGGGCCGATGCCTTCGCTGTTCGCCTGGAAGTTGGTGACGATCCGGTGCCGCAGGACCGGGTGGGCCACCGCCTTCACATCGTCGCTCGTGACGTGGAATCGGCCTTCGAGGATCGCCCGGGCTTTCGCGCCGACGATCAGGTACTGCCCGGCCCGGGGACCAGCGCCCCAGCTGATGAACTTCTTGACGAAGTCGGGAGCGATCGCGTCATCGGGGCGGGTCGCGCGGACGAGATCACGGGCGTAGATGAACACATGCTCGGCCACGGGAACTTTGCGGACGACTTCCTGCAGCGCGAGGATCTGGGCCCCGGTGAGGGCCGGCTTCAATTCCGGTTCTTCCCCGCCGGTCGTCTGCTTGAGAATCCGCAGTTCCTCGGCGGCCGTCGGGTACTTCACGACGACGTTGAACATGAACCGGTCGAGCTGCGCTTCGGGAAGGGGATACGTCCCTTCCTGCTCGATCGGGTTCTGCGTCGCGAGGACGAAAAACGGAGACGGCAGCCGGTAGGTGTTCGAGCCGACGGTGACGTGGCGTTCCTGCATCGCTTCGAGGAGGGCTGCCTGCGTCTTCGGGGGTGTGCGGTTGATTTCGTCCGCCAGCAGCATGTGGGTAAAAATCGGCCCCTGCATGAACTGGAAGACGTTCCGGCCGGTGTCGGCGTCGGTCTGCAGGACGTCCGTCCCGGTGATGTCCGAGGGCATCAGGTCAGGCGTGAACTGGATCCGGCGGAACGACAGCTGGAGGATCCGGGAGATCGTGCTGACGAGCAGCGTCTTCGCGAGGCCCGGCACGCCGACCAGCAGGCAGTGGCCGCGGCTGAACAGTGCGATCAGCAGCTGATCGACCACATCGGTCTGCCCGATGATGACCTTGCCGATTTCCTCGCGCATCCGGCCATAGGCAGCGGCGAGGCCGCGGATGGCCTGGGCTTCGCGTTCATCGTCGGACATCGCACCACGATTCTCGGACATAGTCGCGACAACGCATCTCCAGGTGACAGCTCGAACTGGACTCAGCCTACATCGACGGATGTCGCGTGACGAGGCATTCGCGTCGGTCGGGCTATCGTTTCCAGAACCGCTCCCAGCGGGTCAGGGGGCGATCCACGCTCCACTGGTCGATCAGTTGCTGAATGACCTCCGGCCGATCGGGATGCCCGCATTCGCACGGTTCGGTGATTTCGGAATACCGCAGGGAAAGGCACCTCGGGCAGCGGCCGCAGCATTTGCAATAGGCCGTTTGACAGGAGACGCACTGCAGGATTTCCGGCCGGGCCCGTTTCCGGCCACAGCACAGACAGTGACCGCAACCGGGGCACACCGCGCGATGCGGGTCGACGGGGGTGTCGCAGCCGCAGCATTTGACGAGAACGTCGCTCATCACGGGAGATCCTGCGAGGCCGGGATTTTCCATGCTCTCAATGGCCTGCGTGGATCCTTCGCGTTGCTGCTCGAAGCGGAGCTTCGTGGCGGGGACGTGCCCAGGCAGGAGCCTGGGTACGAGAGTATGCCGTCGCGCCCGCCGCTCCTTCAGTGAACCCGCTGGCCCGGCTGGGCTCCCGAATCCGGAGCGAGGAGGAACACATCCTTCCCGCCCGGCCCGGCCGCGCAGACCATGCCTTCGCTGAGGCCGAACTTCATCTTACGCGGCGTCAGGTTCGCCACAACCACCACCAGCCGCCCGACGAGTTGTTCGGGCGAATAGGACGATTTGATCCCCGCGAACACGTTCCGCCGCACGTCACCGCCGAGGCTGAGCGTCAGCTGCAGGAGCTTG contains:
- the hpnC gene encoding squalene synthase HpnC, with product MIALADVISDLAVWGPQSKAPALSVVEAEKYCRDLATSHYENFTVVSWFLPRELRQHMYNVYAFCRWADDLGDETGDTARSTELLAWWRGELDRCFHGQASHPVFVALRSTIERFQLDQQPFADLISAFEQDQRLTEYETFDQLRDYCRRSADPVGRLVLKLFEQSTPQHVEWSDSICTGLQLANFWQDVDRDLTKRRIYLPREDRQRFGYSDDDLHARRTTPAFLDLMKFEVDRAREFLVAGQPLLRSVRGRRLRLDLELFLAGGLKILEEIESIGYRVWDRRPTVTKAAKVGLLIRAMGRAIRP
- a CDS encoding AAA family ATPase, whose translation is MSDDEREAQAIRGLAAAYGRMREEIGKVIIGQTDVVDQLLIALFSRGHCLLVGVPGLAKTLLVSTISRILQLSFRRIQFTPDLMPSDITGTDVLQTDADTGRNVFQFMQGPIFTHMLLADEINRTPPKTQAALLEAMQERHVTVGSNTYRLPSPFFVLATQNPIEQEGTYPLPEAQLDRFMFNVVVKYPTAAEELRILKQTTGGEEPELKPALTGAQILALQEVVRKVPVAEHVFIYARDLVRATRPDDAIAPDFVKKFISWGAGPRAGQYLIVGAKARAILEGRFHVTSDDVKAVAHPVLRHRIVTNFQANSEGIGPDQVIDKLLATVPIEVKERAKTLARG
- a CDS encoding phytoene/squalene synthase family protein codes for the protein MTAAVVNDSITYCCDLAKRSKTQFYVTFFALPRPMFRDMCVLYAFMRKTDDLADDLTYSVEERVARLAAWRAALERTVRGEAVDDPVLPAVGDLVDRQQLNPQWLFDVIDGVESDLAPRTFETFTELNDYCYHVAGAVGLCCIQIWKFADPRAQEAAVACGTAFQLTNILRDVAEDLQNGRVYLPREDLARFGVDEPLLKVGGADARYQALMRFEADRARSFFAEAQPLLEWLSPAGRRVQRAMFGMYGGLLDEIERRRFDVQSRRVKTPRLVKWRIAARCFWPF